Within the Marixanthomonas sp. SCSIO 43207 genome, the region GGTTCACGACCGCGTAGTCCAGGGATTGAAACAATCTCATTGTCTTTGTTTTCTCCAGGCCAAGCAGATCCAAATTTTATTTTTAAAAGTTCGGCTTGTTTTTCAATTATTGAACAGCCTTCTTTTATGTCTTCAGTTATAACATTTCCGCCGAAAGGAATTACAGCTGTGTGGCGAATGATTCCATCTTTAAAAATGGCTAAATCTGTTGTACCACCACCTATATCAATCAAAGCTACGCCGGCTTCTTTTTCTTCTCTACTTAAAACAGCATTTGCCGAAGCCAATGGTTCTAAAGTTATTGCTGAAAGGTTTAAACCAGCACTTTTTATACACCTGCCAACATTTCGTATGGAAGATACTTGACCTACCACAACGTGAAAATTAGCCTCAAGACGGCCTCCATACATTCCTATAGGTTCTTTTATTTCGGCTTGACCATCTACTTTAAAGTCTTGCGGAAGTACGTGTATAATTTCTTCTCCCGGAAGCATTACAAGTTTATGTACTTGATTGCATAAGCGCTCAATATCTGCCTCGTCAATTACCTCATCGCTGTCACTTCGTGTTATATAATCGCTGTGTTGTAAACTGCGAATATGCTGCCCAGCGATACCTACCATGACGTTGTCAATCTTCATTCCTGAAGAAGTTTCGGCATCTTGTACGGCTTGTTGTATAGATTGAATAGTCTGTGTTATATTATTTACTACACCTCTATGCACACCAAGACTTTTAGATCTTCCAATGCCTAAAATTTCCATTTTACCGTATTCATTTTTACGGCCAATCATGGCTACGATTTTTGTGGTTCCTATATCTAATCCTACAGCTATGTTATCGTTTTCCATCGCTTATATTTTTGTTGCTACTACTTGATCTCCAAATTGTAAGTTGATCATTTTATAGCTTGAAAGCTTATTATCTTGTTTTGTTTTTTTATAAAACGCCTTAAAGTTTTGAAACTTATTGGCTATGGCAACGGGTTTTCCAAAAAGTATTTTAAAATTGTGTTTTCTAAGTCGTAATACTATTTTCCCG harbors:
- the ftsA gene encoding cell division protein FtsA, which translates into the protein MENDNIAVGLDIGTTKIVAMIGRKNEYGKMEILGIGRSKSLGVHRGVVNNITQTIQSIQQAVQDAETSSGMKIDNVMVGIAGQHIRSLQHSDYITRSDSDEVIDEADIERLCNQVHKLVMLPGEEIIHVLPQDFKVDGQAEIKEPIGMYGGRLEANFHVVVGQVSSIRNVGRCIKSAGLNLSAITLEPLASANAVLSREEKEAGVALIDIGGGTTDLAIFKDGIIRHTAVIPFGGNVITEDIKEGCSIIEKQAELLKIKFGSAWPGENKDNEIVSIPGLRGREPKEITLKNLSKIIHARVVEIIEQVYLEIKNYGHEEQKKKLIAGIVLTGGGAQLKHLKQLVEYITGMDTRIGYPNEHLAGGSDDETTSPTYATAVGLVLSSLNNQEKAQQKKQQNEVEPSIEPTEEETTTSEESKEETKEPPKERKRFLDKWAEKFKEFLDNAE